The segment TTTGATTAAGTTTATCTACTTAAGAAAAGACCCTATATTGCATGTTCGATTCTTGAAATGATATTATAATCATTTGACAAATATAATCGACAAATTGTGCTTTTCTATATTTAAAGCAACAATCTTAATAATGAATAACTCGCTTGATTTTTTTCATCACAAGCTATAGTGATAAGACATCAGATTCAAACATATAGAACTTGCCATTTTCGAAAGGATATATTTCTGTTCTTTATCCTTATTTTCAGCTTCTTCGTTATCGATATACAAGCTCAGAATGACCTGTTATTAACAGGTTTAGATCAATATGCTAAGGATACAGTAGGGTATGTTCGTATCAATTCAGTAAACTTTATCGGTAATAAAAAGACAAAAGAAAAAATCATTACCAGAGAGTTGGATATTGATAATGGATCTTTAGTACCCAAAAAAGGGATTAAAGATTATATCACTTCCGAACGAAATAAAGTTTTTAATACTCAGTTATTTGAGTCTGTAGATGTTTTAGTGACTGAGCAAGGAAAAGATACACTAAACGTCGATTTTATTATGGTGGAAAGGTGGTATACCTGGCCTGTTCCCCTTTTAGAATTAGCAGACCGTAGTTTCAATGAGTGGTGGAATAACAGAAACCATGATCTTAGTAGAATACAATATGGCTTAGATTTTAAGCAAAGAAATATGAGAGGTCGAAATGAAACACTTCATCTATTGGTGAAATTAGGTTTCTCAAGGCAATTCACATTAGGTTATTCATTCCCCTATATTGATAAACAGCAGAAAACAAGCTTATCCTTTAATACAACATTTAAGGAAGAAACCACAGTAGCTTACAAAACGGAGGAAAATAAATTTGTGGAGTACGAAAATGATACTGAGGTTCAAAGAAGATCATACAAAGGAAATGTGAATTTTGGTAAAAGGTATGGTTTCTATGATCATCATAATTTGAACTTTGGTTTTACTTATGATGTAATTAATGATACAATTGCAGAACTTAATCCAGACTTCTTTTTAGAAGGACGTACTGAACTTCGTTACTTCACATTGAAATATACTTATACAAGAGATAAAAGAGATATTACAAGCTACCCACTCAATGGATATTATATTCAGGCTGGAATTGAAAAGACGGGTTTGGGTATATTTGATGACCTAAATGTAGTAAATGTAGATTGGTCATTGTGGAGGTTCTGGAATATGAGAAAATCCAATAGATGGTATTATTCTCTTGGGTTCTTAGGAAAGCTAGGCTTTCCAGAAAAAGTACCTTATAACCAAATGAGAGCAATTGGATATGGAGGTATGATTGTAAGAGGTTACGATAATTATGTTATTGAAGGTCAGAATGCAGGAGTAATAAAGAATGAACTCCGTTTAAGAGCATTATCTACTTCTCTTAACTTCCAGAATGTGATCAAATCGAAGCATGTGAAAAGAATACCAATCGATATTCTATTTAAATGTTATATAGATGCTGGTTATGCACACTTTAAAGATGTGGATCCTTCCAATGCAGATTTTACAAACACACCACTTTTAGGTTATGGTTTCGGTGTTGATTTTGTCACTTTCTACAGTTCAGTACTTAAATTTGAATATTCCTTTAACCGACATGGTCGTGGAGGAGGATTATATTTCTACTATTCAGTAGATCTTTAACCCATATTACATTTACACTCATCTATGCATGACATAATGTTCATGACAGCCTTTTCCTTTAATGAGTAATAGATATTCTTCCCTTCTCTTTGTGAAGATAAAATACCCTTTAATTTCATATTAGATAAATGGTGTGAAGTGAGTGATTGCTCACAATTTAGCTTTTCACAGATATCACTTACTGATAACCTATTGTTACAATCCAATAATTCTAATATTCTTAATCGCACTGGGTGTGCTATAGTTTTTAGGATAAAAGCAGCCTTTTCAGCCTTATCGTATTCCATCGACATAATACATCATTTATTTAAATAGGTATATCAGTTTTAATGTACAAATATAAGCACTTATGATGAGATGTTCATATGATAAAACAAGAAAGTGACAGTTTAGGGTGCTTTTTAAGTATCTATAGAATTTAACCTTACTGTTTTACAAGTTTTTACTTTTGTGATTAGATGATGTCCAATGCTACATTCTAAACATCTTTTTTTAGTACAATAATTATTAAATAGTTCAATGAGTGATTGAGAGTCTAACGAATTGGAGTTTTTAAGTTTATATTCTTTCCAAAGTCTAGTGATTTTATTGTTTTCAGGAGGAATACTCTCTAATAAGTCCAGTGCTTTTTCTTTGTTTTTATCTAAGCTTCTATCAATACCATAAGCAAACTGTAATGGAACAATCACATTAATAATCAAGGAGTT is part of the Flammeovirga agarivorans genome and harbors:
- a CDS encoding BamA/TamA family outer membrane protein, with the translated sequence MIRHQIQTYRTCHFRKDIFLFFILIFSFFVIDIQAQNDLLLTGLDQYAKDTVGYVRINSVNFIGNKKTKEKIITRELDIDNGSLVPKKGIKDYITSERNKVFNTQLFESVDVLVTEQGKDTLNVDFIMVERWYTWPVPLLELADRSFNEWWNNRNHDLSRIQYGLDFKQRNMRGRNETLHLLVKLGFSRQFTLGYSFPYIDKQQKTSLSFNTTFKEETTVAYKTEENKFVEYENDTEVQRRSYKGNVNFGKRYGFYDHHNLNFGFTYDVINDTIAELNPDFFLEGRTELRYFTLKYTYTRDKRDITSYPLNGYYIQAGIEKTGLGIFDDLNVVNVDWSLWRFWNMRKSNRWYYSLGFLGKLGFPEKVPYNQMRAIGYGGMIVRGYDNYVIEGQNAGVIKNELRLRALSTSLNFQNVIKSKHVKRIPIDILFKCYIDAGYAHFKDVDPSNADFTNTPLLGYGFGVDFVTFYSSVLKFEYSFNRHGRGGGLYFYYSVDL
- a CDS encoding ArsR/SmtB family transcription factor, translating into MEYDKAEKAAFILKTIAHPVRLRILELLDCNNRLSVSDICEKLNCEQSLTSHHLSNMKLKGILSSQREGKNIYYSLKEKAVMNIMSCIDECKCNMG